From one Thalassobaculum sp. OXR-137 genomic stretch:
- a CDS encoding cytochrome b/b6 domain-containing protein, producing the protein MGEYDGKPADAVTVRVWDRPLRLFHWALVLCLAGSWITAEQGMMDWHERFGLTALALVVFRLIWGVVGGEFARFSSFVRGPGAVVTYLRETLAGRHPEYAGHNPLGALAVLALLLLVGVQAGLGLFANDDILYEGPLYHLVGSSLSGTLTGWHHWTFDILLIAVIVHVAAVIVYMVFLRDDLILPMITGVKRMAPQDAPGRIRRTPWWVALAILAVCAAGAYGLTLLA; encoded by the coding sequence ATGGGCGAATACGACGGCAAGCCGGCAGACGCGGTCACGGTCCGGGTCTGGGATCGGCCGCTGCGGCTGTTTCACTGGGCGCTGGTCCTTTGTCTCGCCGGGTCCTGGATCACCGCAGAGCAGGGGATGATGGACTGGCACGAGCGCTTCGGCCTGACCGCCCTGGCGCTGGTGGTGTTCCGGCTGATCTGGGGTGTGGTGGGCGGCGAGTTCGCCCGCTTCTCCAGCTTCGTGCGCGGCCCGGGCGCAGTCGTGACCTATCTGCGGGAGACCCTCGCCGGACGGCATCCGGAATATGCCGGTCACAATCCGTTGGGGGCGCTCGCCGTCCTGGCCCTGCTGCTTCTGGTGGGCGTCCAGGCGGGGCTCGGGCTCTTCGCCAATGACGACATTCTCTACGAGGGCCCGCTATACCATCTTGTCGGTTCGAGCCTGTCGGGCACCCTGACCGGCTGGCATCACTGGACCTTCGACATCCTGCTGATCGCGGTGATTGTCCACGTGGCGGCGGTGATCGTGTACATGGTCTTCCTGCGCGACGATCTCATCCTGCCGATGATCACCGGCGTGAAGCGCATGGCGCCGCAGGATGCGCCCGGCCGGATCCGCCGAACGCCCTGGTGGGTGGCGCTCGCCATTCTGGCGGTCTGCGCCGCCGGGGCCTATGGGCTCACCCTGCTCGCTTGA
- a CDS encoding cytochrome c, producing the protein MKMFSTLAMAAVLGLTMVAGTAFADVADQREKGFKAHAANMKAVKAAVESGTASAAVEPTKAMVAWAKQIPEMFPEGSGEGTDALPAIWSDWAGFEKAAANHLAAVEKLAAVAEAGDAAALGDQLKATGATCGACHKAYRKD; encoded by the coding sequence ATGAAGATGTTTTCGACGCTCGCCATGGCCGCCGTTCTCGGTCTGACCATGGTCGCCGGTACGGCATTCGCCGATGTCGCCGACCAGCGCGAGAAGGGTTTCAAGGCGCATGCGGCCAACATGAAGGCGGTAAAGGCCGCCGTCGAATCCGGCACCGCCTCCGCCGCCGTGGAGCCGACCAAGGCGATGGTGGCCTGGGCGAAGCAGATCCCCGAGATGTTCCCCGAAGGCTCCGGCGAGGGAACGGACGCGCTGCCGGCGATCTGGTCCGACTGGGCGGGCTTCGAGAAAGCCGCCGCCAACCATCTCGCCGCCGTCGAGAAGCTGGCCGCGGTGGCCGAGGCCGGCGATGCCGCCGCACTCGGCGATCAGCTGAAGGCCACCGGCGCTACCTGCGGCGCGTGCCACAAGGCCTATCGCAAGGACTGA